The sequence below is a genomic window from Selenomonas ruminantium subsp. lactilytica TAM6421.
TGTAATAGAGTTCAAACACCTGTTCAAAGCTGTGAAACCAACGGATTTCGCCGTAGCTCAAGGCATCGCTTCGCAGTACCTCATAGGGAGCCATGGGCATATATTGGTAGTTATAGGGGTGAACCAATTTCATCATGGCCGCACCTTTGAGGAACTTCAAAAAACCCAGTTGCAGCATATCCGTCTGCAAATCGTAGACATCATTAAAGGACTTGTGGAAGGACTCCATGCCCTCTCCCGGCAAGCCGATAATCAAATCCACATGCAGATGCATATTATGAAAGCCCATGATTTCCTTGATATGGTCAGCAATATCCTGCCAGTGATTGACACGGGACACGGCTTTCAACGTAGTTTCGTTAGTGGACTGGATGCCGATTTCCAGTTGGACGCGGCCCTTGGGCATCTGCGCCAGCACCTGCATGACTTCCTCATCCAGATAATCTATTGCCACTTCAAAATGGAAGTTCGTGCGGCAATCTACAGGCAGTGCCAGCAGGTATTTCAGGATGGGCAAAAAGTGGGATTTCTTGGCATTGAACGTACGGTCAACGAATTTCACCTGCCGTACATCATGGGCGACAAAGAAATCCAATTCCCTGAACACACGCTCCAAAGGCAGGAAACGCACGCCAGCGGTAGCGCAGGACAGGCAATAGGCACAGGAAAAGGGGCAGCCGCGGCTGGTCTCGTAGTAAAGAATCCGCTCCTTGATATCCGCCATTTCCCCTGCCCGATAAGCAAAGGGCACTTTGCCGGCAAAATCCGCGACGGTCACATCCTGACCTGTGCAGATCTGACCGGTCAAACTGCGCCAGGCAATACCGGGAATTTCTGACCAGTCAAGCTGACCATTGACTTTTGACCGGTCAAAATCAGCCTGCTGCAACTGTCTGACAAGCTGCGGCAGTGCATCCTCCCCTTCCCCACGACACACATAGTCTACCATGGGAAATTCCCTCATGAATTCGACCACGCCATAGGAAACCTCGGGCCCGCCGCAGATAATGATGGTATCCGGCAACGCCGCAGGCAAAAGCTTCAACAGGCTCTTGACCTGTTCAATATTCCAAATATAGCAGGAAATTCCAAGTACCTTTGGCTGGGCAGCATAAATCTCTCCCAGCATGGCCAACAATTGGTGATTGATGGTCAGCTCCATGATTTCCGAACCAGGTACCGCCTCGCGCAGATAGCGTATGGAAAGTGAGGTATGGGAGTATTTGGCATTAAGAGCCAACCAGAGAATCTTATCCTTTAACATGCATCCTCCTCAAATATAATTAAATTGCAGTTTGTAGGGGCGTTCGTGCTGAAGGTATCCCGTTCATGCGCAGTCAGGGGTTCACGGGGGAGTACTTTTTCTGTTTCCGCTAAAACGACCCTCTCGGCAATTTTAGAGCTATTTAGCCAGATGGCGCCGGGCAAGACCGGCGGCGCGTCTTTCAGCGTGCTTTCTAGTAACTGCTTACCTCGGGCCGGTCTTCGCTGCGCTCAGACAGTCGCTCCCACAGAAAAAGCACTCCCCCGTTCGCCCCAGCCACGTTTTTGGCAATCGGCACGAACCGTTTCTCTTGTGACAAGAACATCGATGTACTTGTATCCTCCAGCCAAAACATAGCAGCATTGACAAACGTAGCTCCGGGTGGCGGTGGGGATGCTTTTCCGCCGGCGGAACGACTGCCTGAACGAAGTGAAGGCTGGCCCGCAAACAGCATTTGCTGGAAACTTCGTTGATGGACGCGCCGCCGGTCTTGCCCGGCGCAGGTTGCTGGAAGATACATACTTTTGCTGGCGGGTCATTTAGTGAAGCGGCGAAAAAGTATTCCCACCGCCGCCCCACTGAGCTGTAACAAAATAGTTCAGGCTCGCATCCACAAACTGCAATTGTCGGCACATTATGAATGAACTGCTCCCCCTATGAGGACAGTATCATGCTTTACTGTGCCTCATAGGGGGAGCATATCCTTCTAGCAACGAACTTTTCTAATCAAGGAGATTTTTCGCCACCCTTTAATATTCTCTTTTACAGCTTTGCAATCGCATGCAGGGTTTCCACAATCAGATCTACCTGCGGTTGGACCGTCTCCAGCAACAGGCGTTCCTTCGGGCTGTGGATATCCATGGTGGTCACGCCAATGGATACCATATCCAGCTGCGGGTTCTTGCGGAAATGCCAGCCGCATTCGAGGCCGGCATGGATGGTTTCCACCTTCATATCCTTGCCGTTCTGCTTCTTGAAGGTATCTGCCATGATCTTGGCCAGCTTGCTGTCCTTGTTTTCCTTCCAGCCTGGAGACTGCGTGCCGATATGAGCAACGAATCCCGTCAAAGCGCCCCATTCTTCTGCCATAAAGCGGAATTCATCCAGCTTCTGATCCACAGCGGAACGCGGGAAGTACTGGACTTTCACTTCCGTATCCGTGGTTTCCACCACGCCCAGATTAGCAGAAGTTTCCACCAGGCCCGGAATCACCGTGGACATGGCGAAGGTACCCGTGTGCAGGATGGTCAGCAAACGGATCAGACGCGTCTTGTCCCCAGCCGTCATGACCTGCTCCGGTGCAGCTACGCTGGTCAAGACAAACTGCGCATGGGGATCTACGCTGCCGTACATCTTGTTGAAACGATCCTGCTGATCCTTAAGGACTTTTTCAATCGTTTCCTTGTCCAGATCCGTCACAATGGTCATGCGGGCATCATCGGGTATGGCATTGCGGGCCTTGCCGCCATTGAAGGCAGCCAGTTCCACTTCACCTTCTCCAGACAAGGCTGCCAGCGTCATGGCCAGCGTGCGGATGGCATTGCCACGGCCATCGCCGATGCGTTCACCGGAATGACCGCCCAAAAGACCTTTGACCTCAACCTGCCAGCTGGCGGAAAGTTCCGGTTTCACCCATTTGATTTCCCGGGAGAAATCCAGATTCACACTGCCGGCGCTGCCCACGGTCAGTTCATCATAGTTTTCCGAATCGCAGTTGATCAGGAACTTGGCATCCTGCAGATGCTTGGCATCGAGATGGATGGCACCCGTCATGCCCTGCTCTTCATCTACCGTCACAATCATGCGCAGGGGGCCATGATCCTTGGCATTCTTCATGATATAGATAGCTTCGGCCACACCAATGCCATCATCAGCGCCCAGGCTCGTACCATCAGCATGCAGGAATTTCTCATCCCGTACCAATTTGATGGCATCCTTGAGCGGATCAAAAGCCACACCTTCGGCAGCTACGCAAACCATATCCATATGCCCCTGCAGGATGGTCAGCGGCGCTTTTTCAAAGCCTGGGCAGGCCGGTTTATCGGCGATGATATTATTTTTCTCGTCCTGGGTCACTTTAAGGCCGATTTCCTGCAGATAGCCCTTCAGGAAATCGCTGACGGCCTGTTCATTGCCGGACTTGCGAGGAATTGCGGCAAGTTTGGCAAATTCCGCTAATACGCCTTCTAATACTTCATTGTTCT
It includes:
- a CDS encoding B12-binding domain-containing radical SAM protein, producing the protein MLKDKILWLALNAKYSHTSLSIRYLREAVPGSEIMELTINHQLLAMLGEIYAAQPKVLGISCYIWNIEQVKSLLKLLPAALPDTIIICGGPEVSYGVVEFMREFPMVDYVCRGEGEDALPQLVRQLQQADFDRSKVNGQLDWSEIPGIAWRSLTGQICTGQDVTVADFAGKVPFAYRAGEMADIKERILYYETSRGCPFSCAYCLSCATAGVRFLPLERVFRELDFFVAHDVRQVKFVDRTFNAKKSHFLPILKYLLALPVDCRTNFHFEVAIDYLDEEVMQVLAQMPKGRVQLEIGIQSTNETTLKAVSRVNHWQDIADHIKEIMGFHNMHLHVDLIIGLPGEGMESFHKSFNDVYDLQTDMLQLGFLKFLKGAAMMKLVHPYNYQYMPMAPYEVLRSDALSYGEIRWFHSFEQVFELYYNAGRCHETANYLIRESEQGDAFAFWQKFTDWWEERGFHKIGHSTKNLYGYLRDFALKTYGWPSDLLDNLLRYDALLSDGGKIRPENLNWNRLQYQDITADFWKGAPSRVRTYLPDYEFTNWRDVNKKYHIEIFAYNMMLTRQKLTGQQTALLFDYTQAEPQCQQIELFTEEQ
- the pepD gene encoding beta-Ala-His dipeptidase, which produces MEQNNEVLEGVLAEFAKLAAIPRKSGNEQAVSDFLKGYLQEIGLKVTQDEKNNIIADKPACPGFEKAPLTILQGHMDMVCVAAEGVAFDPLKDAIKLVRDEKFLHADGTSLGADDGIGVAEAIYIMKNAKDHGPLRMIVTVDEEQGMTGAIHLDAKHLQDAKFLINCDSENYDELTVGSAGSVNLDFSREIKWVKPELSASWQVEVKGLLGGHSGERIGDGRGNAIRTLAMTLAALSGEGEVELAAFNGGKARNAIPDDARMTIVTDLDKETIEKVLKDQQDRFNKMYGSVDPHAQFVLTSVAAPEQVMTAGDKTRLIRLLTILHTGTFAMSTVIPGLVETSANLGVVETTDTEVKVQYFPRSAVDQKLDEFRFMAEEWGALTGFVAHIGTQSPGWKENKDSKLAKIMADTFKKQNGKDMKVETIHAGLECGWHFRKNPQLDMVSIGVTTMDIHSPKERLLLETVQPQVDLIVETLHAIAKL